Proteins encoded in a region of the Vicia villosa cultivar HV-30 ecotype Madison, WI linkage group LG5, Vvil1.0, whole genome shotgun sequence genome:
- the LOC131601991 gene encoding methionine aminopeptidase 2B has protein sequence MAEENSHSDILSEENGAKEVPSLVEGVAEISLSPQKEEDDGKEVTKKKKKKSKSKKKKGPIEQTDPPSIPVLDLFPSGDFPEGEIQQYKDDNLWRTTSEEKRELERLEKPIYNSVRRAAEVHRQVRKYMKSIIKPGMLMTDMCETLENTVRKLISEDGLQAGIAFPTGCSLNWVAAHWTPNSGDKTVLQYDDVMKLDFGTHVDGHIVDCAFTVAFNPMFDPLLEASREATYTGIKEAGIDVRLCDIGAAIQEVMESYEVEINGKMYQVKSIRNLNGHSIGSYQIHAGKSVPIVKGGEQTKMEEGEFYAIETFGSTGKGYVREDLECSHYMKNFDVGHMPLRLPRAKQLLATINKNFSTLAFCRRYLDRIGETKYLMALKNLCDAGIVQPYPPLCDVKGSYVSQFEHTILLRPTCKEVISKGDDY, from the exons ATGGCGGAGGAAAATTCTCATTCAGATATATTGTCAGAAGAAAATGGAGCTAAAGAGGTTCCAAGTCTTGTAGAAGGAGTTGCTGAGATTTCTTTGTCACCAcagaaagaagaagatgatggtAAAG AAGttacaaagaagaaaaagaagaaatctaAAAGCAA GAAAAAGAAAGGACCCATTGAGCAGACAGATCCACCATCAATTCCTGTTCTTGATCTTTTCCCTTCTGGAGATTTCCCAGAAGGTGAAATTCAGCAGTATAAAGACGA TAACTTATGGAGAACAACATCAGAGGAGAAGAGAGAGCTGGAGCGCCTTGAGAAACCAATTTATAATTCAGTCCGTCGAGCAGCTGAAGTCCATCGTCAG GTTCGGAAGTATATGAAAAGCATTATAAAGCCTGGAATGTTGATGACCGATATGTGTGAAACTTTAGAGAACACCGTTCGTAAGCTAATATCTGAGGATGGCCTGCAAGCAGGCATTGCTTTCCCCACAGGGTGCTCTTTGAATTG GGTTGCTGCTCACTGGACTCCTAATTCGGGAGATAAGACTGTTCTTCAGTATGATGATGTGATGAAGTTGGATTTTGGCACCCATGTAGATG GACATATTGTTGATTGTGCTTTTACTGTGGCGTTCAACCCGATGTTTGATCCACTGCTTGAAGCCTCTAGGGAAGCAACATATACGGGTATTAAG GAAGCTGGAATCGATGTGCGCCTTTGTGACATTGGTGCTGCAATTCAAGAGGTCATGGAGTCATATGAGGTTGAGATTAATGGGAAGATGTATCAAG TTAAAAGTATACGGAATTTGAATGGACATAGCATTGGCAGCTATCAAATTCATGCTGGTAAATCCGTTCCCATTGTGAAAGGTGGAGAGCAGACAAAGATGGAAGAGGGAGAATTTTATGCTATTGAAACCTTTGGGTCAACTG GGAAAGGATACGTACGAGAAGACCTGGAATGCAGCCACTACATGAAAAACTTTGATGTTGGTCATATGCCGCTGAGATTGCCTAGAGCTAAGCAACTTTTAGCAACTATTAACAAGAACTTCTCCACTTTGGCCTTCTGTAGACGATATTTAGATCGCATAGGAGAGACTAAATACTTAATGGCATTGAAGAACTTGTGTGACGCAGGCATTGTTCAG CCTTATCCTCCTCTATGTGACGTGAAAGGAAGCTATGTATCACAGTTTGAACATACAATCCTACTCCGACCAACATGCAAAGAAGTTATATCAAAGGGTGATGATTATTAA